A genomic stretch from Aerococcaceae bacterium zg-1292 includes:
- the adhE gene encoding bifunctional acetaldehyde-CoA/alcohol dehydrogenase: MTEVVEKTKQQLAFEHVDELVKKASVALEEFRLLDQEQVDYIVAKASVAALDQHGVLAKHAVEETGRGVFEDKATKNLFACEHVINNMRHTKTVGIIQEDDVTGLTLVAEPVGVICGITPTTNPTSTAIFKALISLKTRNPIVFAFHPSAQESSAHAARIVYEAAVAAGAPENCVQWISKPSMEATSELMNHPSVATILATGGNAMVKAAYSCGKPALGVGAGNVPAYVEKSANVKQAAYDIVMSKSFDNGMVCASEQAAIVDKEIYDEFVEEMKSYHTYFVNKAEKAKLEEFCFGVKANSKNCAGAKLNADIVGKPATWIAEQAGFSVPEGTNILAAEVKEVGVNEPLTREKLSPVIAVVKSESQEDGVKKACQMVEFHGLGHSAAIHTNDKDLVKEFGRQIKAIRIICNAPSTFGGIGDVYNAFIPSLTLGCGSYGANSVGDNVSAVNLLNIKKVGRRRNNMQWFKVPSKIYFERDSIQYLQKMRDVEKVFIVTDGSMVKLGFLQRVIEQLHLRRNKVVYQVFSDVEPDPDITTVERGAEAMNSFEPDTIIALGGGSVMDAAKVMWMFYEQPQIDFRDLVQKFMDIRKRAFKFPELGTKAKYVGIPTTSGTGSEVTPFAVISDKKNNMKYPLADYSLTPTIAIIDPALVLTVPDFVTADTGMDVLTHAIEAYVSIMANDYTDGLALQAIKLTFEYLERSVKEADFESREKMHNASTMAGMAFANAFLGISHSMAHKIGGFFHTVHGRTNAILLPYVIRYNGTKPAKQTTWPKYNYYKADVRYQEIARMLGLKADTPEEGVANLAQAVYDLGERVGIQMSIKAQGVDEAEYMARAEEIAYLAYEDQCTPVNPRLALVSDMKEIIEDAYFGYKERPGRIK; the protein is encoded by the coding sequence ATGACGGAAGTAGTAGAAAAAACAAAGCAACAATTAGCCTTTGAGCATGTCGATGAATTAGTTAAAAAGGCAAGTGTTGCGTTAGAAGAATTTCGTTTATTAGATCAAGAACAAGTAGACTACATTGTAGCTAAAGCATCAGTTGCTGCATTGGATCAACACGGTGTTTTAGCAAAACACGCAGTAGAAGAAACTGGACGTGGTGTATTCGAAGATAAAGCAACTAAAAACTTATTTGCATGTGAACACGTTATTAACAATATGCGTCATACTAAAACAGTTGGTATTATTCAAGAAGATGACGTCACAGGATTAACATTAGTAGCTGAACCTGTCGGTGTTATTTGTGGGATTACTCCAACAACAAACCCAACATCAACTGCTATTTTCAAAGCATTAATTTCATTAAAAACACGTAACCCAATCGTATTTGCTTTCCACCCATCAGCTCAAGAATCATCTGCACATGCCGCACGTATCGTATACGAAGCAGCCGTAGCAGCAGGTGCGCCTGAAAACTGTGTACAATGGATTTCAAAACCATCTATGGAAGCAACATCAGAATTAATGAATCACCCAAGTGTTGCTACAATTTTAGCAACAGGTGGTAATGCGATGGTTAAAGCGGCTTACTCTTGTGGAAAACCTGCATTAGGGGTTGGTGCTGGTAACGTACCTGCCTATGTTGAAAAATCAGCAAATGTTAAGCAAGCAGCCTATGACATTGTTATGTCTAAATCATTTGATAATGGGATGGTATGTGCGTCTGAACAAGCTGCTATTGTCGATAAAGAAATTTACGATGAGTTTGTTGAAGAAATGAAGTCTTATCATACTTATTTTGTAAATAAAGCAGAAAAAGCGAAATTAGAAGAATTCTGCTTCGGTGTCAAAGCTAACAGTAAAAACTGTGCGGGTGCAAAATTAAATGCTGATATCGTTGGTAAACCAGCTACATGGATTGCTGAACAAGCAGGTTTCAGTGTACCAGAAGGCACTAATATTTTAGCGGCAGAAGTGAAAGAAGTTGGTGTAAACGAGCCATTAACACGTGAAAAATTATCACCAGTTATTGCCGTAGTTAAATCTGAAAGCCAAGAAGATGGCGTGAAAAAAGCTTGTCAAATGGTTGAATTCCATGGTTTAGGACACTCAGCTGCGATTCATACTAACGACAAAGATTTAGTGAAAGAATTTGGTCGCCAAATTAAAGCAATCCGTATCATTTGTAATGCACCTTCAACATTTGGTGGTATCGGAGACGTTTATAATGCGTTTATTCCATCCTTAACATTAGGCTGTGGTTCATACGGTGCAAACTCTGTTGGGGATAACGTAAGTGCGGTTAACTTATTAAACATTAAAAAAGTGGGGAGACGTAGAAATAATATGCAATGGTTTAAAGTTCCTTCAAAAATCTATTTCGAACGTGACTCAATTCAATATTTACAAAAAATGCGTGATGTAGAAAAAGTATTTATCGTAACAGATGGGTCAATGGTAAAATTAGGCTTCTTACAACGTGTTATCGAGCAATTACATTTACGTCGTAATAAAGTTGTTTATCAAGTATTTAGTGATGTTGAACCAGATCCAGATATTACAACTGTTGAACGTGGTGCAGAAGCAATGAATAGCTTTGAGCCAGATACAATTATTGCTTTAGGTGGGGGCTCTGTAATGGATGCGGCTAAAGTAATGTGGATGTTCTACGAACAACCTCAAATCGATTTCCGTGACTTAGTTCAAAAATTCATGGATATTCGTAAACGTGCCTTCAAATTCCCTGAATTAGGTACAAAAGCAAAATATGTTGGTATTCCTACAACCTCAGGTACAGGTTCAGAAGTGACACCATTTGCGGTTATCTCTGATAAGAAAAATAATATGAAGTATCCATTAGCGGACTACTCATTAACACCAACAATTGCGATTATTGACCCAGCATTAGTATTAACAGTTCCTGATTTTGTTACTGCAGATACAGGTATGGACGTATTAACACATGCGATTGAAGCATATGTATCAATCATGGCTAACGATTATACTGATGGTTTAGCATTACAAGCGATTAAATTAACGTTTGAATACTTAGAACGCTCAGTAAAAGAAGCAGACTTTGAATCACGCGAGAAAATGCATAATGCTTCAACTATGGCTGGTATGGCATTTGCGAATGCGTTCTTAGGAATTTCTCACTCAATGGCTCATAAGATTGGTGGATTCTTCCATACAGTTCATGGTCGTACAAATGCGATTTTATTACCATACGTTATCCGTTACAATGGTACAAAACCAGCTAAACAAACAACTTGGCCAAAATACAACTACTATAAAGCAGATGTAAGATACCAAGAAATCGCAAGAATGTTAGGCTTAAAAGCAGATACACCAGAAGAAGGTGTTGCAAACTTAGCTCAAGCAGTTTATGACTTAGGAGAACGTGTTGGTATCCAAATGAGCATTAAAGCACAAGGTGTTGACGAAGCAGAATACATGGCTCGTGCAGAAGAAATTGCATACTTAGCGTATGAAGATCAATGTACACCAGTAAACCCTCGTTTAGCATTAGTTAGTGATATGAAAGAAATCATTGAAGATGCATACTTTGGATATAAAGAACGTCCAGGTCGTATTAAATAA
- a CDS encoding DUF554 domain-containing protein has translation MPIGVVINSISIIAGGLFGGLFGHHLSEQMKRQLIIVFGVCSFAMAIPSIVLMENLSAVIFAVIFGTIIGVGLKLDELFVKMGRWMNGIIQKVMPTQDHVLEAEAFDNELLTILVLFCASGTGLYGTLIAGIEGDHSLLITKSILDFFTAAIFACNLGLVVSMIAIPQTIIFLSIFMLSHWIAPLMNPVMVNDFKACGGILILAIAFRMLDLKQTPTAEMIPAMVLIIPFSWFWQQFILPLF, from the coding sequence ATGCCGATTGGTGTGGTAATTAATTCTATATCCATTATTGCAGGAGGTTTATTTGGAGGATTATTTGGTCATCATTTGAGCGAACAGATGAAGCGTCAATTAATAATTGTATTTGGTGTGTGTTCGTTTGCAATGGCTATTCCGTCAATTGTCTTAATGGAAAATTTATCTGCCGTTATTTTTGCGGTAATTTTTGGTACGATTATTGGTGTTGGACTGAAGTTAGATGAATTGTTTGTTAAGATGGGGCGATGGATGAATGGAATTATTCAAAAAGTAATGCCCACGCAAGACCATGTGTTAGAAGCTGAAGCATTTGATAATGAATTGTTGACCATTCTAGTGCTGTTTTGCGCCAGTGGAACAGGATTATATGGGACACTTATTGCTGGCATTGAGGGCGATCATAGCTTGCTTATAACTAAATCCATTTTGGATTTTTTTACAGCCGCAATATTTGCTTGTAATTTAGGACTAGTGGTCAGTATGATTGCGATTCCGCAAACGATAATTTTTCTATCAATTTTTATGCTGTCTCATTGGATTGCTCCATTGATGAACCCAGTAATGGTCAATGATTTTAAAGCTTGTGGAGGTATCCTTATATTAGCGATTGCCTTTCGCATGCTTGACTTAAAACAAACACCAACTGCTGAAATGATTCCAGCGATGGTTTTAATTATTCCATTTAGTTGGTTCTGGCAACAATTTATTTTGCCATTATTTTAA
- the frr gene encoding ribosome recycling factor, translated as MSTDLLKDTKARMAKSIEAYQRELASIRAGRANASILDRVSVLYYGVPTPLNQLAGITIPEARMLMISPYDKSSLTDIEKAILQSDIGITPSNDGSVIRLVIPALTQERRQELVKLVGKEQENAKVSLRNIRRDAIDSAKKMQKNNELTEDDVKDYEKDIQTIIDDAIKELEKVTAAKEAEILEN; from the coding sequence ATGTCAACAGATTTATTAAAAGATACAAAAGCAAGAATGGCTAAATCAATCGAAGCATACCAACGTGAACTGGCTTCTATTCGTGCTGGACGTGCGAATGCTAGTATTTTGGACCGTGTTAGTGTGTTATATTATGGCGTGCCAACACCTTTAAATCAGTTAGCAGGGATTACAATACCTGAAGCGCGTATGTTAATGATTTCGCCATATGACAAGTCGAGTTTAACAGATATTGAAAAAGCTATTTTACAATCTGATATTGGAATTACACCATCAAATGATGGCTCAGTTATCCGTTTAGTAATTCCAGCCTTGACGCAAGAACGCCGTCAAGAGTTAGTAAAATTAGTTGGAAAAGAACAAGAAAACGCAAAAGTTTCATTACGTAACATTCGCCGTGATGCAATTGATAGTGCGAAAAAAATGCAAAAAAATAATGAGCTAACCGAAGATGATGTAAAAGATTACGAAAAAGACATCCAAACTATCATCGACGACGCCATCAAAGAATTAGAAAAAGTTACCGCAGCAAAAGAAGCAGAAATCTTAGAAAACTAA
- a CDS encoding ABC transporter ATP-binding protein encodes MTHEIKEQPLIEMVNINKYYQMGELSLHILKDVSITIYEKEFVTIMGPSGSGKSTFINVMGFLDNKFDGEYHFAGESVEQRTDKQISSLRNKMVGFVFQDFNLIPSMSVGENIRLPLLYTGLTARKTTQIVKDALESVGLADKYHHKPSELSGGQKQRVAIARALINNPKFIIADEPTGALDTKTSSVIMDILARLNREKGVTIVMVTHEPDLQKYATRRITIVDGKIQSNEVSVPTYDIPAKPLLFDEVMNHADE; translated from the coding sequence ATGACACATGAAATCAAGGAACAACCCCTTATTGAGATGGTAAACATTAACAAATATTATCAAATGGGTGAACTGTCTTTACATATATTAAAAGATGTCAGTATTACTATCTATGAAAAAGAATTTGTCACGATTATGGGACCATCTGGTTCAGGTAAATCAACATTTATTAATGTGATGGGCTTTTTAGATAATAAGTTTGATGGAGAATATCACTTTGCAGGTGAGTCGGTTGAACAACGGACAGATAAACAAATTTCTTCCTTACGCAATAAAATGGTTGGCTTTGTTTTTCAAGATTTTAATCTGATTCCATCGATGTCGGTCGGCGAAAATATTCGCTTGCCTTTATTGTATACTGGACTAACTGCTCGAAAGACAACTCAAATTGTCAAAGACGCACTAGAAAGTGTGGGGCTTGCTGATAAATATCATCATAAACCGAGTGAATTATCTGGTGGACAAAAGCAACGCGTAGCAATTGCCAGAGCTTTGATTAATAATCCTAAATTTATTATTGCAGACGAACCGACTGGGGCATTAGATACCAAAACTTCGAGTGTCATCATGGATATTTTGGCGCGGCTCAACCGTGAAAAAGGTGTAACCATTGTAATGGTTACACACGAACCAGATTTGCAAAAATATGCAACGCGCCGGATAACGATTGTCGATGGTAAGATTCAATCCAATGAAGTCAGTGTTCCGACCTATGACATACCAGCTAAACCATTATTATTCGATGAGGTGATGAATCATGCGGATGAGTGA
- a CDS encoding ABC transporter permease: MRMSEIIKSSLATLRMNGRRTFLTMIGIIIGIAAVITILSLGNGYRKQMTEELAKDDKGRPSQDFHFNVTNYELDYEKIKPFTDKFIKEIEEIPGVDEVKTQDEVSNPTTRSRIKYANKEEASYEVGFLESTDYQMLAGRNLNSMDSSAYRRYVIIDNIVATNLFESVEAALHKTINIDETNYLVVGVYSTELTPEAIESLKTHGYSTTNAAQLIIPKGTYEEFRPYENINYSITVFYKPDVDIKAMNYAVSEFLKENGPEKENGNYTYYDTSEMMKKVGEQLQIVTYFISAIAGISLFIAGVGVMNMMYISVSERTKEIGIRRSLGATQQSIQWQFLLEGIMITTIGGIIGYNLGILIATVAGNFLPFKAAIDVPTAVLSVAISVFIGIVFSVFPARSAARKNVVEILR, encoded by the coding sequence ATGCGGATGAGTGAAATTATTAAATCTTCACTAGCTACACTGAGAATGAATGGTCGACGGACATTTTTAACCATGATAGGTATTATTATTGGTATTGCAGCCGTTATTACGATTTTAAGTCTAGGAAATGGATACCGCAAACAAATGACGGAAGAGTTAGCAAAAGATGACAAAGGTCGTCCGAGTCAAGATTTTCATTTTAATGTTACTAATTACGAACTCGATTACGAAAAAATCAAACCATTTACTGATAAATTTATAAAAGAAATTGAAGAAATTCCAGGTGTTGATGAAGTAAAAACACAAGATGAAGTGAGTAATCCGACCACTCGTTCAAGAATAAAATATGCCAATAAAGAAGAAGCCTCCTATGAGGTTGGCTTTTTAGAATCAACTGACTATCAGATGCTCGCAGGGCGTAATTTGAATTCGATGGATTCGAGTGCCTATCGGCGCTATGTGATAATTGATAATATTGTAGCGACGAACTTATTTGAATCGGTTGAAGCAGCGCTGCACAAAACAATTAATATTGATGAAACCAATTACCTTGTTGTCGGTGTCTATTCAACAGAATTAACACCTGAAGCGATTGAATCGCTTAAAACGCATGGATACAGTACGACGAATGCAGCCCAACTTATTATTCCAAAAGGGACATATGAAGAATTTCGTCCTTATGAAAATATCAATTACTCAATAACAGTTTTTTATAAACCTGATGTTGATATTAAAGCGATGAATTATGCTGTTTCTGAATTTCTTAAAGAGAATGGTCCAGAAAAAGAAAACGGCAACTATACGTATTATGATACTTCTGAAATGATGAAAAAAGTTGGTGAGCAGCTTCAAATCGTCACCTACTTCATTAGTGCCATTGCAGGTATTTCCTTATTTATTGCCGGTGTCGGTGTTATGAATATGATGTATATTTCGGTGTCAGAACGGACGAAAGAAATCGGTATCCGACGCTCGCTTGGTGCAACGCAACAAAGTATTCAGTGGCAATTTTTATTAGAAGGGATTATGATTACGACAATCGGTGGGATTATCGGATATAATCTAGGGATTTTAATCGCGACAGTCGCTGGCAACTTTTTACCATTTAAAGCTGCAATTGACGTTCCAACTGCTGTCTTGAGTGTAGCGATTTCAGTATTTATTGGAATTGTATTCAGTGTCTTTCCAGCACGTTCAGCTGCACGAAAAAATGTCGTTGAAATATTGCGATAA
- a CDS encoding ABC-2 family transporter protein: protein MTAKLFKTLINHSIQELLINRQTAIITFILGIIFYLLEVVAGIVFFDHTDSLLGWSRQDYLLLVTTASTISFLYQTLFAISHENLTEVIIEGELDHSIIRPVDSFWYYALYRVDFSSALNLLVTTGVLVYLLSDYTLSVTQIVLFVLAIILAAYFLFILNQLAVSVSFWKDNANSIFGLPEYLMEFSSRPLVVYPGAIRFIFTWCIPLLIGINLPVLIIRKEAYQLNLIYLMIVNLLGTILVRFVWMKGLKQYVSAN, encoded by the coding sequence ATGACGGCTAAATTATTCAAAACCTTAATTAATCATAGTATCCAAGAGTTACTCATCAATCGTCAAACAGCTATTATCACATTTATTCTTGGTATAATCTTTTATTTATTGGAAGTAGTAGCGGGGATTGTCTTTTTTGACCATACAGACAGCTTATTGGGGTGGAGCCGGCAAGATTATCTTTTGTTGGTGACGACCGCATCAACGATTTCGTTTTTGTATCAGACACTATTCGCGATATCGCATGAGAACTTAACGGAAGTCATTATTGAAGGTGAGTTAGATCACTCGATTATTCGACCCGTTGATTCGTTTTGGTATTATGCTTTATACCGAGTTGATTTTTCGAGTGCGCTCAATCTTTTGGTGACAACAGGTGTATTGGTTTATTTATTGAGTGATTATACATTATCTGTTACTCAGATAGTCTTGTTTGTTCTAGCTATTATTTTAGCTGCGTATTTTTTATTTATTTTAAATCAATTGGCTGTTTCAGTTTCCTTTTGGAAAGACAATGCGAATAGTATTTTTGGCTTGCCTGAATATTTGATGGAATTTTCTTCACGACCTTTAGTGGTATATCCTGGTGCCATTCGATTTATTTTTACGTGGTGCATCCCATTACTAATTGGGATTAATTTACCGGTATTAATTATCCGCAAAGAGGCCTATCAGTTGAACTTAATATATTTAATGATTGTTAATCTGTTAGGAACCATACTTGTCCGTTTCGTCTGGATGAAGGGATTGAAACAGTATGTGTCTGCCAATTGA
- a CDS encoding biotin/lipoyl-binding protein, protein MNLKRKLMIGIAIGLVALAGMGFAIKSFLFPANPNGNNAEMGKMNPDGTPDDGEIRYSTFDVYKQEPVTVDASVKLSTDSAYFYDPQKGKIDSVLVKNGQKVKKGALLFTYVSTDKEQQYALEDLLREQTKLYNQREKLIDQLSEATGNVYNYKGDQIAYYWGNNGKQQYYVVEAIGESTTPSTSNNNSDQQDGAAAGATPDMGGAASDASGIKEQIRQVNQQIEELEIKLIRQKEKQNNRVVASADGVVMLDEKGKDNSSVPLVRIVSEDISVVGSVNEYDFYALAEDRPVSIFIPAENRTIQGKIINYDKVPAYTGGANNSTDNQTNTNPVPNSGGGGNNNSAQFNFVVKPDEHIQPGFSAKVNITLPGFVIPNDAVVEENNKFFVFVYKDGRVKKTPIDLMQQGLQKVVLKGLNEGDRLVMFPDGLQDGQKIKIQEHKQFDESQMENPAKGG, encoded by the coding sequence ATGAATTTAAAACGAAAATTAATGATTGGAATTGCAATTGGACTGGTGGCATTAGCAGGGATGGGCTTTGCGATTAAAAGTTTCTTATTTCCAGCGAATCCAAATGGAAATAACGCAGAGATGGGTAAGATGAATCCTGATGGTACACCAGATGACGGTGAGATACGTTATTCAACATTTGATGTCTATAAACAAGAACCAGTCACCGTTGATGCTAGCGTCAAACTGAGTACCGACTCAGCCTATTTTTACGATCCACAAAAAGGGAAAATTGATTCAGTGCTCGTCAAAAATGGACAAAAAGTAAAAAAAGGCGCGCTATTATTTACTTATGTTTCAACGGATAAAGAACAACAGTATGCTTTAGAAGATTTACTAAGAGAGCAAACGAAATTATATAATCAACGTGAAAAGTTAATTGACCAGTTAAGTGAAGCAACTGGCAATGTTTATAACTACAAAGGGGACCAAATTGCCTATTATTGGGGTAATAATGGTAAACAACAATATTATGTTGTCGAAGCAATCGGGGAATCAACGACTCCATCAACGTCAAATAATAATAGCGACCAACAAGACGGCGCTGCTGCTGGCGCGACGCCAGATATGGGTGGTGCTGCAAGTGATGCTTCAGGTATTAAAGAGCAAATTCGTCAGGTGAATCAACAGATTGAAGAGCTTGAAATTAAATTAATTCGTCAAAAAGAAAAACAAAATAATCGTGTGGTTGCTAGTGCTGATGGGGTTGTTATGCTAGATGAAAAAGGTAAAGATAATAGTAGTGTGCCATTGGTACGTATTGTTTCAGAAGATATTTCCGTTGTCGGTAGCGTGAATGAATATGATTTCTATGCATTAGCCGAAGATCGCCCAGTATCTATCTTTATACCAGCTGAAAATCGCACCATCCAAGGAAAAATTATTAATTATGATAAAGTTCCTGCTTATACTGGCGGAGCTAATAATAGTACTGATAATCAAACTAATACCAATCCTGTCCCTAATTCAGGTGGCGGCGGTAATAATAATTCCGCGCAATTTAATTTTGTTGTGAAACCAGATGAGCACATCCAACCAGGATTTTCGGCGAAAGTGAATATTACTTTACCTGGTTTTGTGATTCCAAATGATGCAGTAGTAGAAGAAAATAATAAATTCTTTGTCTTTGTTTATAAAGATGGACGCGTGAAGAAAACACCGATTGATTTAATGCAACAAGGATTACAAAAAGTTGTGTTAAAAGGATTAAACGAAGGAGACCGTTTGGTGATGTTCCCAGATGGTTTACAAGATGGTCAAAAAATAAAAATACAAGAGCACAAGCAATTTGATGAATCTCAAATGGAAAACCCAGCTAAAGGTGGGTGA
- a CDS encoding ABC-2 family transporter protein, whose amino-acid sequence MKKYIVMFLNRVSVQLSYKFNFLTNLFNNLLGVLVAAFTWIAIFKSSASEVIGGFTLSQMLFYIVIVNFSTVLFSTGTVVQLGAQVRMGKLTTHLLRPYSILLQSFAEYLGDRFIYLVLYLSVLIVSLGMGYSPCYLLHVLVFLVCNAVMYFTLMSLIGTLGFWLIQMWPLRAVMNAVYMILGGLLFPLNLLPESLYLLLQRNPFALVAYQYTLALQNQLTIAQIQVNILYSIAWAVICYVAYKLSFKKGLLRYEGMGA is encoded by the coding sequence ATGAAAAAATATATAGTGATGTTTTTAAATCGTGTGTCAGTACAACTTAGTTACAAGTTTAATTTTTTAACCAATTTATTCAATAACCTATTAGGGGTATTGGTTGCCGCATTCACCTGGATTGCAATTTTTAAAAGTTCAGCAAGTGAGGTTATTGGTGGGTTTACCTTGTCACAAATGTTATTTTATATTGTGATTGTCAATTTTAGTACGGTGTTATTTTCAACCGGCACAGTGGTGCAACTCGGTGCTCAGGTGCGTATGGGTAAATTAACGACACATTTATTGCGACCCTATTCGATATTATTGCAGTCATTTGCTGAGTATCTCGGAGACCGATTTATATATCTGGTACTGTATTTGTCAGTATTAATTGTCAGTTTGGGTATGGGATATAGTCCGTGCTATCTACTTCATGTATTGGTATTTCTCGTCTGTAATGCGGTGATGTACTTTACCTTAATGAGCTTGATTGGAACCTTAGGCTTTTGGTTAATACAAATGTGGCCACTTCGTGCCGTGATGAATGCAGTTTACATGATATTAGGTGGATTATTATTTCCACTAAATTTATTGCCTGAATCATTGTACTTACTGTTACAACGGAATCCATTTGCATTAGTCGCTTATCAATATACATTAGCGCTGCAAAATCAATTAACGATTGCACAAATCCAAGTCAATATTTTATATAGTATTGCATGGGCGGTTATTTGTTATGTAGCATATAAACTAAGCTTTAAAAAAGGATTGTTGCGTTATGAAGGGATGGGGGCATAA
- a CDS encoding HAD family phosphatase — MNYKLLILDIDDTLLNSQREITPKTRERLMQLQEDGYYVVLASGRPTKSMLETAKELNLDKYHSYIISFNGAVITKMDDETELYSQRLDVTEQRAIIDYLQAQPLSVISYTEDEIIIDAENEYSHIEGELTGIPYRYSPEHIASIDTPQLKFIGVGDPAIVQTVDQDLNGKFGQSTYATTSKPYFMEFMHRDVSKGDAIKKLVAHLGYTVEQVVACGDGNNDASMIEVAGVGVAMANATEYLKSLADEVTKSNDEDGLVVVMDKYFAKK, encoded by the coding sequence TTGAACTATAAATTATTAATATTAGATATTGACGATACCCTATTGAATAGTCAGCGAGAAATTACACCAAAAACACGTGAACGTTTGATGCAATTACAAGAAGATGGCTATTATGTAGTGCTAGCGAGTGGTCGCCCAACAAAATCTATGCTTGAAACAGCAAAGGAGCTCAACTTAGATAAATATCATTCGTATATTATTTCTTTTAATGGTGCTGTCATTACAAAAATGGACGATGAAACTGAATTATACAGCCAGCGTTTAGACGTAACTGAACAGCGAGCAATTATTGACTATCTGCAAGCACAACCTTTGTCGGTAATTTCTTATACAGAAGATGAAATAATTATTGATGCTGAGAATGAGTATTCACATATTGAAGGGGAGTTAACGGGCATTCCATATCGTTATAGTCCGGAGCATATTGCATCTATTGATACACCGCAATTGAAGTTTATTGGTGTTGGTGACCCAGCGATTGTTCAAACAGTTGATCAAGATTTAAACGGTAAATTTGGACAGTCGACCTATGCGACGACATCAAAACCCTATTTTATGGAATTTATGCACCGTGATGTCTCTAAAGGGGATGCAATTAAAAAATTAGTTGCTCACCTTGGTTATACAGTCGAACAAGTCGTTGCGTGTGGTGATGGCAATAATGATGCCTCCATGATTGAAGTAGCAGGTGTCGGTGTGGCGATGGCTAATGCTACTGAATATTTAAAATCATTAGCTGACGAAGTCACGAAGTCTAATGATGAAGATGGGCTCGTTGTGGTAATGGATAAATATTTTGCAAAAAAATGA
- a CDS encoding ATP-binding cassette domain-containing protein: MIEVKNINYTYQTFEKSAGFLGSVKDFMKREYQAVVALDDLNFTINEGEFVGLLGANGAGKTTLIKLMTGILSPTSGDMVCNGFNPYLRQPQYLKNIGVVLGQKSQLIWDLPAKETLEMLKVVYDIEQTTYDKRVNELCELLNVSHKLQVPVRKLSLGERIKFEIICALIHSPKLLFLDEPTIGLDITSQKSIRQFLTAINQQENVTVILTSHYMQDIEEMCQRVIVLSKGRVLDDLSIEAIKQKYTVKRDIILTFKTEVPHFLQSYQLEGSVVSIPEEDYPQVASQINVMDIQSIGQEESSLEDIIFRLFSENR; the protein is encoded by the coding sequence ATGATTGAAGTAAAAAATATTAACTACACCTATCAAACCTTTGAGAAATCAGCAGGTTTTTTAGGATCGGTAAAAGATTTTATGAAGCGAGAATATCAAGCGGTTGTTGCATTAGACGACTTGAACTTTACCATTAATGAGGGTGAATTTGTCGGATTGCTTGGTGCCAATGGTGCGGGCAAGACGACATTGATTAAGTTAATGACGGGTATTTTATCACCGACATCCGGTGATATGGTATGTAATGGTTTTAACCCTTATTTGCGACAGCCTCAATATTTAAAAAATATCGGAGTTGTTTTAGGTCAAAAAAGTCAATTGATTTGGGATTTGCCAGCAAAAGAAACATTAGAGATGCTCAAAGTGGTGTATGACATCGAACAAACGACGTATGATAAGCGGGTTAACGAGTTGTGTGAATTACTAAATGTATCGCATAAATTACAAGTACCGGTCCGTAAATTGTCGTTGGGAGAACGTATTAAGTTTGAGATTATTTGTGCCCTGATTCACTCGCCGAAATTACTGTTTTTAGATGAGCCTACGATTGGATTAGACATTACAAGTCAAAAGTCTATTCGCCAATTTTTAACAGCGATAAATCAACAGGAAAATGTGACGGTTATTTTAACATCGCATTATATGCAAGATATTGAAGAAATGTGTCAGCGTGTGATTGTGCTATCTAAAGGTCGTGTACTTGATGATTTATCCATTGAGGCTATTAAGCAAAAATACACAGTGAAACGTGATATAATTTTGACGTTTAAAACAGAAGTGCCCCACTTTTTACAGTCTTATCAATTAGAGGGTTCTGTTGTATCGATACCTGAAGAAGACTATCCACAGGTAGCATCTCAGATTAATGTAATGGATATCCAATCAATTGGGCAAGAAGAAAGTAGTTTGGAAGATATTATTTTCCGTCTGTTCAGTGAAAATAGGTGA